The genomic window GTTCTGCGGATACGCCTCGGTGACCTCCGCGTCGCGGATGCTGTTCGCGTTCTCCCGCGACGGCGCGGTGCCCGGTTCGGCCTACTGGGCGAAGCTGTCGGCGAAGAAGGTGCCGGTGCACGCGGTGCTGTTCATCTCGTTCTTCGCCTTCGTGTTGCTGATTCCGTCGATGCTGGTGCCCGCCGCGAACGCGCCGACGGCCTACGCGGCGGCCACGTCGGTGGCCACCATCGGGCTTTATATCGCCTACGGAATCCCGATCCTGCTGCGGCAGCTGCACGGTTCACGTTTCCAGACCGGCCCGTGGCAACTCGGGAAATGGTATCGGCCGATCGGGATCGTCGCGTTGGCGTGGATCGCGGTGATCAGCGTGCTGTTCATTCTGCCCACCGACGATCGCGGCTATCCGTGGAACAGCGAATTCACCTGGACCACGGTGAATTACGCGCCGCTGACGTTGGTCGGCGTGGTCGGTGCGATCGCGATCTGGTGGTTCGTCTCGGCCCGGCGCTGGTTCACCGGACCGAAGCGCACGGTCGGCGAGCCGACCGATCCGAGCGGCGACGAGGCGCCCGTCAACGCCTGACACGCAGTGGTGGCGCGGTTTCGCACCGCGCCACCGTTGCCGATCGTTAACGGTAGGGTGAGCGAACTTTCCGCAGCGCCTAAAAACGTGTAAAAGTTTGTGGCTAGGGGTATTTCGGTAATCGACCGGGGTGCGTCGGCGGCGTGGCGCGGCTAGTTTGGTTGGGTGAGTTACGAGTACGTCGTCGTACCCGCGGGGGTCGTCGCATCGGCGGTGGAAGTGCCGTCCTATTTCCGATCGCAGCAGGGACGGCCCGTCGACGACGATCTCCGGATCGTGGTGCTCACCGGGTTGACGGCGTGGAACGCGGCGCTTCCGGCCTCACGGCCGCACGCCGCCGTGCGGATCGAAGCGGCGGGCGACGCGGTACGGGTCACGGCCGCCGACGATCTGGATCGGCGCCGGACCAGGGGGTCGGCGGTGGACTACGCGGCGGGCCCGGTGCGGCAGCTGCTCGAGGATCTGATCACCGGCTTCGACTACGAGCTCTACGACGGGCGGCAGCGCACCCTCACCCCGGCCCCGGGATTCCGCGTCGTCGACGTCGATATCGGCGGTGAGCGCAACTACCAGTCGATGACCAAAGGCCAAGTGCTGTCCTGGATTCCGAATCTCGCACAGCTCGCGGCCACGCCGTTTCTCATCGTCAGCCGCCCCGATGATCGGGAGACCTTCATTCAGACCTATCGTGACGGGCCGGCGGCCTACACGCTGGAAATTCACGACAGCGCGCACACCGACCATTTCTTCGCGGCGGCGTTCTCGGATCCGAGCCTCGTCGCGCGTTTGATCTGGGAATGGGCCAACGACGACTGGTCGACTCTGGACCGGGTGGATTGGATTCGGGAAGGGAAATAGGCCGGAATCAGGAGTGGCCGGGGAGCACGCAGGCGGTGTCCAAGCCGAGCACGTGGTTCAGCCGCCCGAACGCGAGCCAGGAACCGATGCTCATGCTGAGCTCGACGATCTCGGTCTGGCTGTAGTGCGCCTTCATCCTGGCCCAGAATTCCTCGTCCAGGTTGTGGTGGTCGGTGGCGTAGCGTTCGGCGTATTCGGCCGCGAGCCTGGTGCGTTCGTCGAAGGCGTCGGTGGTGCGCCACGCGGTCACCGCGTCGGCGAACTCCTCCTCGACCTTCACGCCGTCGCGCTCGGTGCGCCAATCCAGACAGAACACGCAGCCGTTGATCTGGGCGATGCGCAGCCGGGCCGCCTCGAACTCGCGCAGGCCGAGCGTGCTGTGTTCGTACACCGCGAGCGAGAAGCCGGACGCGGCGATCCCGATGCCGGGAACCATCTCGCCCCACACGTAGCCGATGGGATCCTTGCCCTGGGGAACGTCGACGATCATGGATTCTTCCTTCCGAGTTTGCCGACCGCTGGCCGCAGCGGAACGTCGAGTGCGTCGTAGAGTCCGGGCTCGGCGGCCACCAGCCAGTCGATCGCGCCGACCAATCTGCCCACCGCCGTGGCATTCCCGCCCGCGGAGCGATTGCCGCCCTCGTCGGTGGCCTCGACCGTCACCTCGATGCGCGGGCGGCCCTCGATGATCACTCGGTGCGCGCCGTCGCCGTCGGGCGGTGCCGGCCAGTCGGGCGCGCACGAGGCGTGGATGCGGGTGACGTGCTCGACGACGATGCGCGGTTCCCCGCCCACGATGCCCTGCACCTCGAAACGCACCGCGCCCTGGGTGCCTTCGGCGAACTCGCCCATCTTCGCCGTGCGCACGGTGGTCTCCAGCGCGCGCCGGTCCAGGGTCTCGCGGATCTCGTCGAGTTCGACGCCGAGCGCGCGGGCCATCAGCCGGACCTGTCCGCCCCACACCATGGTCGGCACCGTCGGCGCGAGCATCGGCGGTTGGTAGTCCATCGGCTGGCCCATGCCCACCAGGTAGCGCACCGAGTCGGGCTGGTCGTAGGTGGTGTAGTCGAAGATCTCCTGGCAGCGCACCACATCCACGGTGCTCGCCAGCCCGCTGATCAACAGCGGCAGCACATCGTTGCCCCAGCCGGGATCGACGCCGGAGACGAACAGCGAACCGCCGCCTTCGGCGATGGCGGCCAGGACGGGCTCGCGCAATTCCGTTGGCGCGCTTCGGGGATCGTAGAGCGCGTAGAGCGCGGGGGTGACCACGACCGCGCCCGCGCGGATCGCGCGAACGATGTCGGCGAGGGCTTCGGCGGGCCGGATGTCGCCCGAGGCGGCGTAGACGACAGCGCGGGGGCGCGCGGCGAGGACCGCGTCGATGTCGTCGGTGGCCGCGATCCCGAGCTCGCGGTCCAGTTCGGCAAGCGCGCCCGCGTCGCGCCCCACCTTGGCGGAATCGTGGACGAGCACGCCGGTGAGATCCAGCGCCGGATGGGCATCGACGGCACGGATGGCGGCACGGCCGACATTGCCGGTGCCCCAGACGATCGTGGGGATCATCGCGTGAGCGTAGCAAGCGCTTGGTTCGGTGTCCGGGGGTTGACGAGATCGCGCTCACTTCGGTGGGCAGGATCGGTCCTCGTAGGGTAACGTGAGCGTTCGTCAGCGCCCTATGAGTGCGCATTCGCCGTTCGGCATCTTCGGATCAGAAGAAAAGTAACTGTAACCCTGGGTTACATGTAACCATGAGTTACACGTATCCTGGGCTGTTCGGCAGCGCTTCTCCGCGCCCCGAAATCGCTTCCGGAGCGGGCAAAGAACTCATCTTCGTAACAGTCCTGCGCGGGAGGCCCGATCGGCCCCGGATTGGTCCGCCGACGGCCGTCGCGGCTAGTACGGTATAGCCCGCCGCGAGGCGCAGACGTAGGACGAGCATCCGGCGGAAAGGCGGGACGCCAGCACATGAACGAGCCGTATTCGCAGTGGCACGCCCAGAATTCGGCCCCCGACCTCCCCCTCGCCGCGCATTACAAGTCCGCCGACCCGATCCGCTGGAACGGCAGCATGGTCTATCCGATGTACACCGAGCAGTTCGGACGCACGACCACCCTGCTCAGCATGACCCTGCTGTCCGCGGCGCCGCCCGCCGGTCTGCGCGGGCACGGTATCGGTCTCTCGGTGGTCGGCGGCTACATCGACCTCGAAGGACGCCAGCTCGCCGGCATCGACGTGTGGAGCGACGCGCTCGCCCGCGGCACCACCGTCACCCTCACGCCGACCGGCCCCGACGCGCTGTTCACCCTCACGCCGGTCTGGGTGGACCAGTCCGGCGTGCAGCGCTCCTGGATGGGCAACTACGGCATCCTCATCGAGGACACGCCCGACGGCCGGATCGCGCTGTGGTGCAGCGTCGGCGAGGGCCCGCCGAACTTCGCCAACCTGGTCGTCGGTCTCGGCACCACGGCCGCTCCCGTCATCGCAACCCCGAAAGAACCTGTGGCAGAAACGATTACGAACACCGACATGCCGACCGCCGCGACGCCGGGCTCGCTGCCGTACCCCAACGGCACTCCGGCCGGATACGCCGCGACGTCGTCTCCCGCCAGCACCGCGCCGAGGAGCGCCACAACCGCTGCCGCACAAGCGTATTCGCCGACGGCTACGCCGGACACATCGGGAACGGTCGCGTCCGCCGAACAGAATCGGGGACGGCCGACCGCCGCCGAATCCGTCGCACCTTCGGTCGGCGAACCCGGAGAGCAGCGGCCGGTCGAACGGGGAGCCGAGACCGGATATCGCGGCGCGCTCTACGATCTCGGCGTCGCCATGTTCGGCCGCGGCGAGGAAGAGCAGGCCTGCGGACTGTGGGCGCAGGCGGCCGCGGCCGGGCATCCTGGCGCCGGTTACGACCTGGGCGTCGTGCTGTTCCGGCGCGGTGATCTCGCCGGCGCCGAGGGCTGGTGGCGCACGGCCGCCGAACTGCGGGACCTCCGTGCGATGGCCGGACTCGCAGAACTGCTCGACCGGCGCGGTGATCACGCGGAAGCGCGGATGTGGCGCGCCCGCGCCGCCGATGAGCGGGCCGCCGAAGCGGGCCAGCCCGTCGGCCCCTACTGAGCCGCGCCGAGTTCCTCCCGCACCCGCATCAGCGCGAAACCGAGCAGGTTCGCACCGCGCCAGCGCGCCGGTTCCGTGAGGTCAGGGTGGTCGGCGGCCAATCCGATCCCCCACACCCGGTCCACCGGGCTGGCCTCGACCAGCACCCGTTCCCCGGTGCCGAGCAGGAATCGGCGCAGCTCGTCGTGCGTGCCGAACTTCGCCAGGTTGCCGGCGACGACGATCTCGAAACGCTCGGCTTCCCAAAGCTTCTCGTCGAAGCCGCGGACCTGGCGGCCGAGGTCCTTGGCCTGCTTGGGGTGCCCGACGGTCAGCACCTTCGCCGCGGTCTCGGTGTCGTCGAACAGCAGCGCCTTGCGCCACATCATGTAGTGCTCGGCCGTCGCGAAGGTCGTGTCGTCCACATCGAACGGTGCGGGCCACCACTGGCTGAAGCAGCCCTTGCCGACACTGCCGTCGGCCTGCGGGCGATGGCCCCAGAACGGCAGGTACTTCACGGCGCCACCCGCCGCGGTGAATCGGATCAGATCATCGACCGAACGCATGGTCGCGAGTCTGCCCGACCGACGGCGGGAAAAAGAAGTGGCAGCGAATCCGGGTCGGTCGGTAGGTTGACGGCCATGGGAGGTCCAGGCATCAACGGAGCGTGCGCGGTCGGCGCGTACTTCATCCGGCTGCGCGCGGAGGCCCGGGCCTAGCCAGCGCACCGCACCGCTCCGGCATCACTTCGATCCGGCGTCTCCGGCGCCGAGCTGATCCACCTCTTTCGAGCTGAAGCGCCGCCCGACGACCGCGTCCGCGGTCCGTCGACTGTGCCCTGGCATGGGTCCGGGCGAATCACCTTTTCCTGATTCGGCCACTCCGTTCGGAGGACACCCATGTCCCGCAATCGTTCCCTGCCGCGCGCCCGTGACGCGCGCGGCCATTCCGGCGTCGGCCCGCGCAAGCGGCTGAGCCAGAACTTCCTCGCCGACGCTGGCGCCGCGCGCCTGCTGGTGCACGCGTCCGGTGTCGGTCCCGCAGATCTCGTACTCGAGATCG from Nocardia bhagyanarayanae includes these protein-coding regions:
- a CDS encoding tetratricopeptide repeat protein; this encodes MNEPYSQWHAQNSAPDLPLAAHYKSADPIRWNGSMVYPMYTEQFGRTTTLLSMTLLSAAPPAGLRGHGIGLSVVGGYIDLEGRQLAGIDVWSDALARGTTVTLTPTGPDALFTLTPVWVDQSGVQRSWMGNYGILIEDTPDGRIALWCSVGEGPPNFANLVVGLGTTAAPVIATPKEPVAETITNTDMPTAATPGSLPYPNGTPAGYAATSSPASTAPRSATTAAAQAYSPTATPDTSGTVASAEQNRGRPTAAESVAPSVGEPGEQRPVERGAETGYRGALYDLGVAMFGRGEEEQACGLWAQAAAAGHPGAGYDLGVVLFRRGDLAGAEGWWRTAAELRDLRAMAGLAELLDRRGDHAEARMWRARAADERAAEAGQPVGPY
- a CDS encoding NADAR family protein, translating into MRSVDDLIRFTAAGGAVKYLPFWGHRPQADGSVGKGCFSQWWPAPFDVDDTTFATAEHYMMWRKALLFDDTETAAKVLTVGHPKQAKDLGRQVRGFDEKLWEAERFEIVVAGNLAKFGTHDELRRFLLGTGERVLVEASPVDRVWGIGLAADHPDLTEPARWRGANLLGFALMRVREELGAAQ
- a CDS encoding carboxymuconolactone decarboxylase family protein; translated protein: MIVDVPQGKDPIGYVWGEMVPGIGIAASGFSLAVYEHSTLGLREFEAARLRIAQINGCVFCLDWRTERDGVKVEEEFADAVTAWRTTDAFDERTRLAAEYAERYATDHHNLDEEFWARMKAHYSQTEIVELSMSIGSWLAFGRLNHVLGLDTACVLPGHS
- a CDS encoding dihydrodipicolinate reductase, whose amino-acid sequence is MIPTIVWGTGNVGRAAIRAVDAHPALDLTGVLVHDSAKVGRDAGALAELDRELGIAATDDIDAVLAARPRAVVYAASGDIRPAEALADIVRAIRAGAVVVTPALYALYDPRSAPTELREPVLAAIAEGGGSLFVSGVDPGWGNDVLPLLISGLASTVDVVRCQEIFDYTTYDQPDSVRYLVGMGQPMDYQPPMLAPTVPTMVWGGQVRLMARALGVELDEIRETLDRRALETTVRTAKMGEFAEGTQGAVRFEVQGIVGGEPRIVVEHVTRIHASCAPDWPAPPDGDGAHRVIIEGRPRIEVTVEATDEGGNRSAGGNATAVGRLVGAIDWLVAAEPGLYDALDVPLRPAVGKLGRKNP